One Megalopta genalis isolate 19385.01 chromosome 5, iyMegGena1_principal, whole genome shotgun sequence DNA window includes the following coding sequences:
- the LOC117219819 gene encoding venom acid phosphatase Acph-1, with protein sequence MNSAWILIIVGCLAHLQLCHAELKLLQAVFRHSNRMPTNGSKVYPKDPYVHMTYEPEGFGGLTNVGKMSSFELGQYLRERYDKFLGPIYTKETIWFRADEIDRVVMTGELVAAGLYPPSKEQMWNPRLNWQPVPVWAPPMSTDYLYNGLHCTNFWKLRADVESTDPVVAKFEAEHRNIYGYLSEHTGGNITQQETFNLRQLLYAQRDIGLELPKWTRKVFPHGELDELAVFDILIQNRTPQQKQLMGGVWIREWLRHVDDHLNRNDKRKAFMYACHELNIAAILVALDNFDHKVPSYSSTIMFELHEDDKQHFVQIFYRNNGRTEQLKIPGCGTHLCPLETFREFVAPIIPKNVTELCGSSESSSSAVKRQSNY encoded by the exons ATGAACTCTGCGTGGATTTTGATAATCGTCGGTTGCCTGGCTCACCTGCAACTCTGCCATGCCGAGCTCAAACTTCTGCAAGCTGTGTTCAGACACTCGAACAGAATGCCTACAAACGGGTCAAAAGTGTATCCTAAGGATCCGTATGTTCACATGACCTATGAACCGGAAGGATTTGGAGGTTTGACGAAC GTTGGGAAAATGTCGTCGTTCGAACTCGGCCAGTACCTTCGCGAGAGATACGACAAGTTCCTCGGCCCAATTTACACGAAGGAAACAATTTGGTTCCGCGCGGACGAGATCGACAGAGTCGTGATGACTGGCGAACTAGTCGCGGCCGGCCTCTACCCGCCGTCTAAGGAACAAAT GTGGAATCCCCGTTTAAATTGGCAGCCTGTTCCGGTATGGGCGCCGCCAATGTCCACCGATTATCTCTACAACGGTTTGCACTGCACGAATTTCTGGAAACTGAGGGCCGACGTGGAAAGTACGGACCCGGTCGTAGCGAAATTCGAAGCGGAGCACAGGAATATTTACGGATACCTGTCCGAGCACACCGGCGGCAACATCACGCAGCAGGAAACGTTCAATTTGCGTCAATTATTGTACGCGCAG AGAGATATTGGCTTAGAACTGCCTAAGTGGACGCGTAAAGTCTTTCCACATGGAGAATTAGACGAACTTGCCGTATTCGATATTCTTATTCAAAATAGGACCCCGCAACAGAAGCAATTGATGGGCG GAGTATGGATTCGAGAATGGTTAAGGCATGTCGATGATCATTTAAATCGAAATGACAAACGAAAGGCGTTCATGTATGCTTGCCATGAATTAAATATTGCCGCGATTCTAGTCGCTTTGGACAATTTCGACCATAAAGTTCCTTCGTACAGCAGCACTATAATGTTCGAGCTGCATGAAGACGATAAGCAGCACTTCGTGCAG ATATTTTATAGAAACAACGGCAGGACCGAACAACTCAAGATCCCTGGATGCGGTACCCACTTGTGCCCGTTAGAAACATTTAGAGAATTTGTGGCGCCAATTATACCAAAAAATGTGACAGAACTGTGCGGTAGTTCGGAGTCAAGTAGTTCGGCTGTTAAACGGCAAAGCAATTATTAA